A single window of Onychomys torridus chromosome 8, mOncTor1.1, whole genome shotgun sequence DNA harbors:
- the Trim7 gene encoding E3 ubiquitin-protein ligase TRIM7 — translation MATVGPRTGPNAGAEALALAAELQGEATCSICLEFFQEPVSVECGHSFCRACITRCWERPAAGTGTATRTLPYPLPCPQCREPARPSQLRPNRQLAAVASLLRRFSLPPTVSGECGTPKVAAGAAAARCSQHGEQLKLYCQDDGRAICVVCDRAREHREHAVLPLEEAVQEAKELLDSRLKALKKELEECEVFRSTEETESKELLKQMLAEKEKVGAEFQALRAFLVEQEGRLLGRLEMLSREVTQKQNENMAQLEIEITQLSKLNSQIQETAQKPDLDFLQEFKSTLSKCSSMPGSKPTTVSSEMKNKVWNVSLKSFILKGLLKKFKEDLRGELEKEEKVELTLDPDTANPRLILSLDLKSVRLGQRAQDLPNYPRRFDTNTRVLASCGFSTGRHHWEVEVGSKDGWAFGVARESVRRKGLTPFTPEEGVWAMQLNNGQYWAVTSPERTPLNCGQLLRVRVALDLEVGAVSFYAVEDMRHLYTFRVNFQERVFPLFSVCSTGTYLRIWP, via the exons ATGGCGACAGTGGGGCCGCGGACCGGGCCGAATGCAGGGGCCGAGGCGCTGGCTCTGGCGGCAGAGCTCCAAGGAGAGGCGACGTGCTCTATCTGCCTAGAGTTCTTCCAGGAACCCGTGTCGGTCGAGTGCGGCCACAGCTTCTGCCGCGCCTGCATCACGCGCTGCTGGGAGCGTCCCGCCGCGGGGACCGGCACGGCGACCCGCACGCTGCCCTACCCACTGCCCTGCCCGCAGTGCCGCGAGCCCGCGCGCCCCAGCCAGCTGCGGCCCAACCGACAGCTGGCCGCGGTGGCCTCGCTGCTCCGGCGCTTCAGCCTGCCCCCTACCGTCTCGGGGGAGTGCGGGACCCCGAAGGTGGCGGCCGGGGCGGCGGCCGCACGGTGTTCGCAACACGGAGAGCAGCTTAAGCTCTACTGCCAGGACGACGGCCGTGCCATCTGCGTGGTGTGCGACCGCGCCCGCGAGCATCGTGAGCACGCGGTGCTGCCACTGGAGGAAGCGGTGCAGGAGGCCAAG GAGCTGCTGGATTCCAGGCTGAAGGCCTTGAAGAAAGAACTCGAAGAGTGTGAAGTGTTCCGGTCTACGGAGGAGACAGAGAGCAAGGAGCTACTG AAGCAGATGCtagcagagaaggagaaggtgggggcagagtTCCAGGCACTTCGGGCCTTTCTGGTGGAGCAGGAGGGTCGGCTTTTAGGCCGACTGGAGATGCTGTCCCGGGAAGTGACCCAGAAGCAGAATGAGAACATGGCGCAACTCGAGATTGAGATCACTCAGCTGTCCAAGCTCAACAGCCAGATCCAGGAGACAGCTCAGAAGCCGGACCTAGACTTCCTCCAG GAATTCAAAAGCACACTAAGCAA GTGCAGCAGTATGCCTGGCTCCAAGCCAACCACGGTCTCATCGGAGATGAAGAACAAAGTGTGGAATGTTTCCCTCAAGAGTTTCATCTTAAAAGGGTTGCTGAAGAAGTTTAAGG AGGATCTTCGGGGAGagctggagaaagaggagaaag TGGAGCTCACTTTGGACCCGGACACAGCCAACCCCCGCCTCATCTTGTCCCTGGATCTAAAGAGCGTGCGCCTAGGACAGCGTGCCCAGGACTTGCCTAACTACCCCCGCCGCTTTGATACCAACACCCGCGTTCTGGCATCCTGTGGCTTCTCCACCGGGCGACATCACTGGGAGGTGGAAGTGGGCTCCAAGGATGGCTGGGCCTTCGGTGTGGCCCGGGAGAGCGTGCGTCGCAAGGGCCTCACGCCCTTTACCCCTGAGGAGGGCGTCTGGGCAATGCAACTCAACAATGGGCAGTACTGGGCCGTGACCAGCCCTGAGAGGACGCCCCTCAACTGTGGCCAGCTGTTGCGGGTGAGGGTGGCGCTGGACCTGGAGGTGGGGGCGGTGTCCTTCTACGCAGTGGAGGACATGCGCCACCTCTACACCTTCCGCGTCAACTTCCAGGAGCGAGTGTTCCCCCTTTTCTCTGTTTGCTCCACTGGCACCTACTTGCGAATCTGGCCTTGA